The Synechocystis sp. PCC 7509 genome includes a window with the following:
- a CDS encoding MBL fold metallo-hydrolase — protein MKRRQILGYAGAGLAITLLTSLQSQGVAQTGESLSIQWLGHTCFLFSSGKTRILVNPFRTLGCTAKYRAPKVESGLVLISSQLLDEGAVEGLPGKPQLIYEPGVYRYNDIQVQGINTIHDRVNGRRFGNNVAWRWKQAGINILHLGGAAAPISIEQKILMGRPDILLVPVGGGVKAYNPTEAQAAIQALNPKLVIPTHYSTQAADSSSCDLVAVEQFLELMNGTPVRRANSDTVAINSGSLPENDMAIQLLSYKF, from the coding sequence ATGAAAAGGCGACAGATACTAGGCTACGCGGGGGCGGGGTTAGCAATAACCCTATTGACAAGTTTACAGTCCCAGGGTGTGGCACAAACCGGGGAATCTTTATCGATTCAATGGCTAGGTCATACTTGTTTTTTGTTTAGTAGTGGCAAAACGCGAATTTTGGTTAATCCCTTTCGGACTCTTGGTTGCACGGCAAAATACCGCGCTCCTAAAGTGGAATCGGGTTTAGTGCTAATTAGCAGTCAGCTATTGGATGAGGGAGCGGTTGAAGGTTTGCCAGGTAAGCCGCAGCTAATTTACGAGCCTGGGGTTTATCGATATAATGACATTCAAGTTCAAGGAATTAATACTATACACGATCGCGTTAATGGGAGAAGATTCGGCAACAATGTAGCTTGGCGCTGGAAACAAGCGGGAATAAATATCTTGCATCTAGGTGGCGCGGCGGCTCCGATTTCCATTGAGCAAAAAATTCTCATGGGTCGTCCTGATATACTGTTAGTCCCCGTTGGCGGTGGTGTAAAAGCCTACAACCCGACGGAAGCCCAAGCAGCAATTCAAGCCCTTAATCCCAAATTAGTGATTCCAACTCATTACAGCACCCAAGCGGCGGATAGCAGTAGTTGCGACCTGGTGGCGGTAGAACAGTTTTTGGAATTAATGAATGGTACTCCTGTACGTCGCGCCAATAGCGATACTGTAGCAATTAATTCTGGCAGTTTGCCTGAAAATGACATGGCAATTCAATTACTAAGTTACAAATTCTGA